One genomic window of bacterium includes the following:
- the mraY gene encoding phospho-N-acetylmuramoyl-pentapeptide-transferase, whose protein sequence is MLYHLLVPLRDELIGANLFRYLTFRSAMAAVLGLLISFAIGPWLIRKLRENQIGEVIRTDGPTSHMSKQGTPTMGGLMILVAVAIPTLLLANLKNFYVLLTLLAFLWMGAIGFYDDYLKTIKKKKAGLVAKQKLVGQIGLSLVIGLFLMNYSHLFGQNFHHHVTETTLPFVKQAMLDFGWFYPIMVVIVITGTSNGVNLTDGLDGLAIGVTSIGAAAFAVMSYVTGNARFSDYLNIIYLDGAGELTIFCSALLGAGLGFLWYNGFPAAVFMGDTGALALGAALGTLAVLIKKEFFLLVIGGIFVAEAISVILQRGYFKYTKRKYGEGRRIFRMAPLHHHFEQLGWHESKVVVRFWIVQVLLVLISLTMFKVR, encoded by the coding sequence ATGCTATATCATCTTCTGGTACCTCTACGTGATGAATTGATTGGTGCGAATCTCTTTCGCTACTTGACTTTTCGGTCCGCTATGGCCGCCGTTCTGGGACTCCTTATTTCGTTCGCAATCGGTCCGTGGCTCATTCGAAAACTCAGGGAAAATCAAATCGGCGAGGTTATTCGCACTGACGGACCGACAAGTCATATGAGCAAACAAGGAACTCCTACCATGGGCGGACTGATGATTTTAGTCGCCGTGGCGATACCGACTTTGCTGCTCGCAAATTTAAAGAACTTCTATGTCTTACTAACTTTGCTCGCCTTTCTCTGGATGGGTGCAATTGGTTTCTACGACGACTATCTGAAGACGATAAAGAAGAAGAAGGCAGGACTTGTAGCCAAACAGAAACTGGTTGGTCAGATTGGCCTGAGTCTTGTTATCGGTCTATTCTTGATGAACTACTCACACTTGTTCGGACAGAACTTCCACCATCACGTCACCGAGACAACTCTGCCTTTTGTAAAGCAAGCTATGCTCGACTTCGGCTGGTTCTATCCGATAATGGTCGTCATCGTAATCACAGGCACATCCAACGGAGTAAACCTCACAGATGGATTGGACGGACTTGCAATTGGAGTTACCTCCATCGGTGCCGCTGCCTTTGCCGTTATGAGTTATGTGACTGGCAACGCAAGATTTTCAGATTACCTTAATATAATCTATCTCGATGGTGCGGGCGAATTAACAATTTTCTGTTCAGCACTGCTTGGCGCCGGACTCGGATTTCTCTGGTACAACGGTTTTCCCGCTGCAGTGTTTATGGGCGACACCGGTGCTTTAGCGCTTGGAGCGGCGCTCGGAACACTTGCAGTTTTAATCAAGAAGGAGTTCTTCCTTCTCGTGATCGGCGGAATTTTTGTCGCTGAAGCTATTAGTGTAATCCTTCAACGTGGATACTTCAAATACACAAAACGAAAGTATGGCGAGGGACGACGCATCTTTCGTATGGCTCCACTTCACCATCATTTTGAACAACTCGGATGGCACGAATCCAAAGTCGTAGTGCGATTCTGGATCGTTCAGGTTCTTCTTGTTCTCATTAGTCTGACGATGTTCAAGGTGCGGTGA
- the murF gene encoding UDP-N-acetylmuramoyl-tripeptide--D-alanyl-D-alanine ligase → MNLPTLGWLSTLFTAEETTFQKAAPLRISIDSRKIEPGDTFWALRGVRDGHDFIGDAISRGAAAVVADKTYSVSEFVSTGRIVRVEDTLQALTEAASAWRKLLKCLVIGITGSVGKTTTKDFVRAALAEAQVVDATAGNYNNEIGVPLTILQTPTTTETLVCEMGASKIGDIAHLCRIAEPQWSLVTAIAYSHLESFGTIENIVQAKAEIYNYVEQSGIAFVPVEDERCVDASENCSTRIGYGFSLPENSWEEAYVHGKHLLFDDFGFARFEVEGQAVELGVPGRPAAQAALAAMTIAIQRGIPPSIASRGISRSLPSSGRVTVRKFGKLTVIDDSYNANPSSMRAALETLSLCHGPRKVAILGDMLELGEVSDEAHREIVSELDHAGVSLAFLIGSRFTEVAASSHVRASLLIYPSVDDVIHPLAEYIRPDDLVLVKASRGMALDRVVQKLEEYYG, encoded by the coding sequence ATGAACCTCCCTACTTTAGGCTGGCTCTCGACACTCTTCACAGCAGAGGAAACGACGTTTCAAAAGGCAGCGCCCCTGCGAATCTCGATTGACAGCAGAAAGATTGAGCCTGGGGATACATTTTGGGCACTTAGAGGCGTTCGAGATGGGCACGACTTTATCGGCGACGCAATCTCCCGAGGCGCTGCGGCAGTCGTGGCCGATAAGACCTACTCAGTTTCGGAGTTCGTTTCTACAGGCAGAATAGTTCGTGTCGAAGATACGCTGCAAGCCCTTACGGAGGCTGCTTCAGCGTGGCGAAAATTGTTGAAGTGCCTTGTCATCGGTATTACTGGATCGGTCGGCAAGACCACTACCAAAGACTTCGTAAGGGCCGCATTGGCCGAAGCGCAGGTCGTTGATGCCACTGCAGGAAACTATAATAACGAAATTGGAGTGCCCCTTACTATCCTGCAAACGCCCACTACGACGGAAACACTTGTTTGCGAAATGGGTGCCTCAAAGATAGGAGATATTGCTCATCTCTGTCGGATTGCGGAACCTCAATGGTCCCTTGTCACAGCGATAGCTTATTCCCATCTCGAGTCTTTTGGAACAATTGAGAACATCGTGCAAGCGAAAGCTGAAATCTATAACTACGTGGAGCAAAGTGGAATTGCCTTTGTTCCAGTAGAGGACGAGAGATGCGTCGATGCAAGCGAAAATTGCAGTACCCGAATCGGATATGGATTTAGCCTACCGGAAAATTCGTGGGAGGAAGCGTATGTGCACGGAAAACACTTGTTGTTCGATGACTTTGGGTTCGCAAGATTTGAAGTGGAAGGACAAGCCGTCGAACTTGGCGTCCCAGGACGACCCGCCGCTCAAGCCGCGCTCGCTGCCATGACAATCGCCATCCAGCGAGGGATTCCACCTTCGATCGCGTCGCGCGGAATTTCGAGATCTTTGCCAAGCAGTGGGAGAGTCACTGTTCGAAAGTTTGGCAAGCTGACGGTTATTGACGACTCCTATAATGCTAATCCGTCAAGCATGCGCGCAGCACTTGAGACGCTCTCATTATGTCATGGCCCCCGGAAGGTGGCAATCCTGGGAGACATGCTCGAACTCGGAGAGGTATCAGATGAAGCACACCGTGAAATTGTTTCAGAGCTTGATCACGCTGGAGTTTCACTTGCTTTCTTGATTGGGTCCCGATTCACGGAGGTTGCGGCTTCCAGCCATGTGCGGGCAAGCCTGTTGATCTATCCATCAGTAGATGACGTGATTCATCCTCTTGCCGAATACATTCGTCCCGATGATCTTGTGCTTGTAAAGGCTTCGCGAGGGATGGCTTTGGATAGAGTTGTCCAGAAACTTGAAGAGTATTACGGTTAA
- a CDS encoding UDP-N-acetylmuramoyl-L-alanyl-D-glutamate--2,6-diaminopimelate ligase — MLSLAELAETVGGELRNSNGSTQVARVSYDSRCVQQGDVFVAIAGFKEDGSKYIKQALANGAVGIIGESAALSGISAACIVVPSSRAALAKAAWTLQGSPERELTLIGVTGTNGKTTVSVALAQLLNLCGIRAGYSGTLGMFFGDIQIESERTTAEAPELAAAFRRMRDQGCTHIAMEATSIGIELQRIGSLRFDVSVFTNLSRDHLDFHGSWEAYRDAKAKLFAPEMLNGTAVINIDDPAHEHFQRVVRGKILTYGVEKSADYRAIDISLSANGSQFTLLHPNGRSQVRSRLVGQFNVMNMLAVISAAQALGLEIDDILSAVQEISPVRGRAEVVRSSAPFTVVVDYAHTPDALNNILSTMKALTKGRLCALVGAGGNRDKGKRPLMAQAAERWCDVLYLTSDNPRTESPNAIIDDLLMGIQDPGKMRVVIDRKAAILEALSAAKQSDVIVIAGKGHEAYQEIMGEKLPFDDRAVAEQWLRANGY, encoded by the coding sequence ATGCTGTCTCTCGCTGAACTTGCGGAAACTGTTGGCGGCGAACTCCGGAATTCAAACGGGTCTACACAGGTCGCGCGAGTATCCTATGATTCCAGATGTGTTCAGCAAGGCGACGTGTTCGTGGCGATTGCCGGCTTCAAAGAAGACGGCTCGAAGTACATCAAGCAGGCACTCGCCAATGGAGCCGTCGGGATTATTGGAGAGAGTGCCGCACTTTCGGGAATCAGCGCCGCGTGCATCGTAGTGCCATCCTCTCGCGCGGCCTTAGCCAAGGCAGCGTGGACTCTACAGGGATCGCCAGAAAGAGAACTGACCTTGATCGGAGTCACGGGTACGAACGGGAAAACGACTGTTTCCGTTGCTCTTGCTCAACTCCTGAACTTGTGTGGAATAAGAGCGGGCTACAGTGGTACGTTAGGGATGTTTTTCGGTGACATTCAAATTGAGTCGGAACGGACGACCGCTGAGGCTCCTGAACTTGCTGCAGCGTTTCGCCGGATGCGGGATCAAGGATGTACGCACATCGCGATGGAAGCAACATCCATAGGCATCGAACTTCAGCGTATTGGCTCGCTGAGATTTGACGTCTCTGTGTTTACAAATCTCTCGCGTGATCATCTTGACTTTCACGGAAGCTGGGAGGCATACCGTGACGCAAAGGCCAAGCTTTTTGCGCCTGAAATGCTAAATGGCACCGCGGTCATAAACATCGATGATCCCGCCCACGAACACTTTCAGCGCGTTGTGCGCGGGAAGATATTGACATACGGAGTCGAAAAATCGGCAGACTACCGCGCCATTGACATTTCTCTGTCCGCCAATGGTTCGCAATTCACATTACTGCATCCGAACGGGCGTTCTCAAGTACGATCCCGCCTCGTTGGTCAATTCAATGTTATGAATATGCTGGCTGTGATTTCGGCAGCACAGGCACTCGGCCTTGAGATTGACGACATTCTGAGCGCAGTTCAAGAAATTTCCCCTGTTCGCGGACGCGCTGAAGTCGTTCGCTCCTCCGCCCCGTTCACTGTGGTCGTTGACTATGCACATACGCCGGATGCCTTAAACAATATCCTGTCAACCATGAAAGCTCTAACCAAAGGCAGGTTGTGCGCGTTGGTTGGTGCCGGAGGAAATCGTGACAAGGGAAAGCGACCTTTGATGGCGCAGGCTGCAGAAAGATGGTGCGATGTCTTGTACCTTACTTCAGACAATCCACGCACAGAAAGTCCAAACGCAATCATCGATGATTTACTGATGGGAATCCAGGATCCAGGCAAAATGCGTGTCGTCATTGATCGCAAAGCAGCAATTCTTGAGGCACTCTCCGCTGCCAAGCAAAGTGACGTTATTGTGATCGCAGGCAAAGGCCATGAGGCATATCAGGAGATTATGGGCGAGAAGCTTCCATTTGACGACAGAGCAGTCGCGGAGCAGTGGCTGCGCGCAAATGGATACTGA
- a CDS encoding PASTA domain-containing protein: MQLQHSDKPERRLGRERVVAVLFICVALVFIVRLVQLQVIQHGMWKNLALRQIYDRASEAMPRGEIRDRSGLPLAVTLPLSYAVGFRPREEINRDSLTAVLRNYLPLAESTIRTKLGSKNYTYIARRVDLQVQRELEELGLPGVEFTKEARRSYPATTAAGSVLGFVNVDGIGLSGIEQSLDSLLRGDRREMLVWNDALRTVPAMISPLNDELGHSGANVYLTIDLQLQTILDRCLVKGLEGKTFEKACALLMDPNTGEVLGLSTLPAFDPNVPANYTNDVRRCWPITDLFEPGSIFKVFTVGAGLEEGVVTPSTLIDCESGAYKVPGKVLRDAHAYSVLTLSEVIAKSSNIGSAKVAERLRAETFYSWILRFGFGSKTDIGLLAEPAGVVPKPANWSGPTRSNLAIGQGLSVTALQITAAYSAIANGGLLLQPKLIKALEFPSGEKVEFDPVALRQVLSERCVDELTQMMRSVVESGTGKQAAVKGVAIAGKTGTAQKVDLEAKSYYTNRYVSSFAGFFPADRPMYTLLVMVDDPRGQGYYGGQIAAPVFGAIAQEILEERHSYRPPKVSAVGKADTDSSDSEPKADSTQHEKFVYDTLRYLDVPLVTVPDVIGLPLRVAAVRMQNAGFETELVGFGIVASQSPPAGEKVPASFVCKVIAEPISAAHYAVSR; this comes from the coding sequence ATGCAGCTCCAACATTCCGATAAACCCGAACGCCGGTTGGGACGCGAGCGCGTGGTTGCTGTGCTATTCATATGCGTCGCTCTTGTGTTCATTGTCCGACTGGTACAATTACAGGTCATTCAGCACGGCATGTGGAAAAACCTCGCACTCAGGCAAATCTACGATCGAGCAAGCGAGGCTATGCCGCGCGGAGAAATTCGGGACCGCAGCGGCCTGCCGTTGGCCGTCACACTGCCACTCTCATATGCTGTGGGTTTTCGGCCAAGAGAGGAAATCAATCGAGACAGTCTGACTGCTGTTCTGCGAAACTACTTACCGCTTGCAGAGTCTACGATTCGAACCAAACTCGGCAGCAAAAACTATACATACATAGCGCGTCGAGTCGACTTGCAGGTTCAGCGGGAACTTGAGGAACTTGGACTTCCAGGGGTTGAATTCACCAAGGAGGCCCGACGAAGCTACCCCGCCACCACTGCGGCGGGAAGTGTCTTAGGTTTTGTCAATGTTGACGGAATCGGACTGTCCGGGATCGAGCAATCTCTTGACTCCCTGCTTCGCGGCGACCGTCGTGAAATGCTGGTGTGGAACGATGCCCTGAGAACAGTTCCCGCGATGATCAGCCCACTGAATGACGAACTTGGACACTCCGGTGCCAATGTTTATCTCACGATTGATCTCCAACTGCAGACTATTCTTGATCGATGCCTTGTAAAGGGACTGGAAGGCAAGACGTTCGAGAAAGCGTGTGCCCTTCTCATGGATCCGAACACCGGCGAAGTGCTCGGACTCTCAACACTGCCAGCGTTCGACCCGAATGTCCCTGCAAACTATACCAACGATGTGCGCCGATGTTGGCCAATTACTGACTTATTCGAACCCGGATCAATCTTCAAGGTTTTCACCGTGGGTGCCGGGTTAGAGGAGGGCGTGGTTACGCCTTCGACACTGATCGACTGTGAATCCGGGGCATATAAGGTTCCGGGCAAAGTCCTCCGCGATGCTCATGCATATAGCGTGCTTACTCTGTCCGAGGTCATTGCGAAGTCCTCAAACATCGGAAGTGCAAAAGTCGCAGAACGGCTTCGAGCGGAGACTTTCTACTCATGGATTCTCCGATTTGGATTCGGGTCGAAAACTGATATTGGGTTGCTTGCCGAACCGGCAGGTGTTGTGCCCAAGCCTGCGAACTGGAGCGGACCTACGCGCTCAAACCTTGCCATTGGGCAGGGACTTTCTGTTACTGCACTGCAGATAACGGCCGCCTATTCGGCAATCGCTAATGGCGGACTGCTCTTGCAACCGAAATTGATTAAGGCTTTGGAATTCCCGTCCGGCGAGAAAGTCGAGTTTGACCCTGTTGCGTTGCGGCAAGTACTGTCTGAGCGATGTGTCGACGAGTTGACGCAAATGATGCGAAGTGTTGTGGAGTCAGGCACCGGAAAGCAGGCGGCGGTCAAAGGGGTTGCAATCGCCGGCAAGACCGGCACGGCACAGAAAGTCGATTTGGAAGCTAAGTCGTACTACACCAATCGGTATGTTTCTTCCTTCGCTGGCTTTTTTCCAGCGGACAGACCAATGTACACTTTGCTAGTGATGGTGGATGATCCGCGTGGTCAAGGCTACTATGGCGGTCAGATTGCGGCGCCGGTTTTCGGCGCGATAGCGCAAGAGATCCTCGAGGAACGGCACTCTTATCGCCCTCCCAAAGTCTCCGCTGTCGGAAAAGCAGATACGGACAGTTCTGACTCAGAGCCAAAAGCTGATAGCACTCAGCATGAAAAGTTCGTTTACGATACACTTCGATATCTGGATGTTCCCTTAGTCACGGTGCCGGACGTAATTGGCCTGCCATTGCGAGTTGCCGCAGTCCGCATGCAGAATGCCGGTTTTGAGACTGAGCTTGTCGGTTTCGGGATTGTAGCTTCACAATCGCCACCTGCAGGCGAGAAAGTCCCCGCGAGCTTTGTCTGCAAAGTGATTGCGGAGCCTATTTCAGCAGCACACTATGCTGTCTCTCGCTGA